The Oxyura jamaicensis isolate SHBP4307 breed ruddy duck chromosome 24, BPBGC_Ojam_1.0, whole genome shotgun sequence genome contains a region encoding:
- the ADAMTS15 gene encoding A disintegrin and metalloproteinase with thrombospondin motifs 15, whose amino-acid sequence MLPLLLPLLLGARALGAPQGDTAVVTPLRLDPDINGRPHFGRGTPAEAVVFQLSAFGEDFYLHLAPDARFIAPAFAAQYLGTEPGAARPRPGLRHCFYSGDVNGDRESFAALSLCGGLRGAFGYRGAEYTISPLPGGAAGGAHRLQRRSAGLPLGASASRCAVGSGLTPGVLQALAKYRGRAGGAPGGRAKRFASVPRYVETLVVADESMVKFHGDDLQHYLLTLMATAARLYKHPSIRNPIQISVVKFLLIGQDDKGPKVTGNAALTLRNFCAWQKKWNKVSDKHPEYWDTAILFTKQDLCGATTCDTLGMADVGTMCDPKRSCSVIEDDGLPSAFTTAHELGHVFNMPHDNVKACEEVFGRLKTNHMMSPTLIQIDRANPWSACSAAIITDFLDSGHGDCLLDQPSKPIPLPEDLPGTSYSLNQQCELAFGVGSKPCPYMQYCSKLWCTGKARGQIVCQTRHFPWADGTGCGEGRFCLKGACVERHNVSKYRVDGGWAKWAPYGQCSRTCGGGVQLAKRECTNPVPANGGSYCEGVRVKYRSCNLDPCSSAVPGKSFREEQCEAFNGYSHSTNRLTASVSWVPKYSGVSPRDKCKLICRANGTGYFYVLAPKVVDGTPCSPDSTSVCVQGKCIKAGCDGKLGSKKKFDKCSVCGGDNKSCKKVSGLFTKPMHGYNFVVVIPAGASNIDIRQRGYKGLISDDNYLALKNGQGKYLLNGHFIVSAVERDLMVKGSVLRYSGTGTAVESLQAFKPIQEPLTLEVLSVGKMTPPRVRYSFYLPKESKEDKSSYKKEGKTPPDLNNSVLSLSNRLDGGRPTYKRPSYKWAAGGWEACSVTCGSGLQKRAVACRDSYGHLASECEAAQRPAEVRPCGEPCPVWEAGPWAPCSKSCGRGFKRRMLKCVAPAGRLLPRESCSFQRKPQELDFCTLRPC is encoded by the exons atgctgccgctgctgctgccgctgctgctgggtgcccgGGCGTTGGGCGCACCCCAGGGGGACACGGCGGTGGTCACCCCGCTGCGCCTCGACCCCGACATCAACGGGAGGCCCCACTTCGGGCGAGGCACCCCCGCCGAGGCCGTGGTCTTCCAGCTGTCAGCTTTCGGGGAGGATTTCTACCTGCACCTCGCCCCCGACGCCCGCTTCATCGCCCCCGCCTTCGCCGCGCAATACCTGGGCACCGAGCCCGGTGCCGCACGCCCCCGTCCCGGCCTCCGCCACTGCTTCTACTCGGGGGATGTCAACGGCGACCGCGAGTCCTTCGCCGCCCTCAGCCTctgcggggggctccggggggctTTCGGTTACCGCGGAGCCGAGTACACCATCAGCCCGCTGCCcgggggggcggccggcggAGCCCACCGCCTGCAGCGCCGCAGTGCTGGCCTCCCGCTCGGGGCCTCCGCCTCGCGCTGTGCCGTGGGCTCCGGCCTCACCCCCGGAGTCCTGCAGGCGTTGGCCAAGTACcgggggagggctgggggggcgccgggggggaGAGCCAAGCGCTTTGCCTCCGTGCCCCGTTACGTGGAGACCTTGGTGGTGGCCGACGAGTCCATGGTGAAGTTCCACGGGGACGACCTCCAGCACTACCTGCTGACCCTCATGGCCACGGCCGCCCGCCTCTACAAGCACCCCAGCATCCGCAACCCCATCCAGATCTCCGTCGTCAAGTTCCTCCTCATCGGGCAGGACGACAAGGGGCCCAAAGTCACCGGCAATGCTGCCCTCACCCTCCGCAACTTCTGCGCCTGGCAGAAGAAGTGGAACAAAGTCAGCGACAAGCACCCCGAGTACTGGGACACCGCCATCCTCTTCACCAAGCAG GACCTGTGCGGTGCCACCACCTGCGACACGCTGGGCATGGCCGACGTGGGCACCATGTGCGACCCCAAGCGTAGCTGCTCCGTCATCGAGGACGACGGGCTGCCCTCGGCTTTCACCACCGCCCACGAGCTGG GCCACGTCTTCAACATGCCCCACGACAACGTCAAGGCCTGTGAGGAGGTCTTCGGCCGGCTGAAGACCAACCACATGATGTCCCCCACCCTCATCCAGATCGACCGTGCCAACCCCTGGTCAGCCTGCAGCGCTGCCATCATCACCGACTTCCTCGACAGCGGCCACG GAGACTGCTTGCTGGACCAGCCCTCCAAACCCATCCCACTGCCTGAGGACCTGCCGGGGACGAGCTACAGCCTGAACCAGCAGTGCGAGCTGGCCTTCGGCGTGGGCTCCAAGCCCTGTCCGTACATGCAGTACTGCTCCAAGCTCTGGTGCACGGGCAAGGCGCGCGGGCAGATTGTCTGCCAGACCCGCCACTTCCCCTGGGCCGACGGCACCGGCTGCGGCGAGGGACGCTTCTGCCTCAAGGGTGCCTGTGTTGAGAGGCACAACGTCAGCAAGTACAGG GTGGACGGCGGCTGGGCCAAGTGGGCGCCCTACGGGCAGTGCTCGCGGACGTGCGGCGGTGGCGTGCAGCTGGCCAAGCGCGAGTGCACCAACCCGGTGCCTGCCAACGGGGGCTCCTACTGCGAGGGCGTCCGCGTCAAGTACCGCTCCTGCAACCTGGatccctgctcctctgcag TGCCAGGGAAGAGTTTCCGCGAGGAGCAGTGTGAGGCTTTCAATGGCTACAGCCACAGCACCAACCGCCTGACCGCCTCCGTCTCCTGGGTCCCCAAGTACTCCGGTGTCTCTCCCCGGGACAAGTGTAAGCTCATCTGCCGGGCGAACGGCACGGGCTACTTCTACGTGCTGGCACCCAAG GTCGTGGACGGCACCCCTTGCTCTCCAGACTCCACCTCGGTCTGCGTCCAGGGCAAATGCATCAAAGCAGGCTGTGACGGGAAGCTGGGCTCTAAGAAGAAATTCGACAAATGCAGCGTCTGTGGGGGAGACAACAAGAGCTGCAAGAAGGTCTCAGGCTTGTTCACCAAACCCAT GCACGGCTACAACTTCGTGGTGGTGATCCCCGCGGGCGCCTCCAACATCGACATCAGGCAGCGGGGCTACAAGGGGCTGATCAGCGACGACAACTACCTGGCACTGAAGAACGGACAGGGCAAGTACCTGCTGAATGGCCACTTCATCGTCTCGGCCGTGGAGAGGGACCTGATGGTGAAGGGCAGCGTGCTGCGCTACAgcggcaccggcaccgccgTCGAGAGCCTCCAAGCCTTCAAACCCATCCAGGAGCCCCTGACTTTGGAGGTGCTCTCCGTGGGGAAGATGACCCCTCCCCGGGTGCGCTACTCCTTCTACCTGCCCAAGGAGAGCAAGGAGGACAAGTCCTCCTACAAGAAGGAGGGCAAGACCCCGCCGGACCTCAACAACAGCGTCCTCAGCCTGTCCAACCGCTTGGACGGGGGCAGGCCGACCTACAAGCGGCCCTCCTACAAGTGGGCGGCGGGCGGCTGGGAGGCTTGCTCCGTCACCTGCGGCAGCGGGCTGCAGAAGCGAGCGGTGGCTTGCCGCGACTCCTACGGCCACCTGGCCTCCGAGTGCGAGGCCGCACAGAGGCCGGCTGAGGTCCGGCCCTGCGGGGAGCCCTGCCCGGTGTGGGAAGCGGGACCCTGGGCCCCGTGCTCCAAGAGCTGCGGTCGAGGCTTCAAGAGGAGGATGCTGAAGTGCGTGGCCCCAGCCGGGCGTCTCCTGCCCCGGGAGAGCTGCAGTTTTCAGAGGAAGCCGCAGGAGCTGGACTTCTGCACCTTGAGGCCGTGCTGA